The Nitrospira sp. genome contains a region encoding:
- the kdpC gene encoding potassium-transporting ATPase subunit KdpC, with protein MKEHIRPTLTMLLLLTILTGLIYPLAITGLASVFHPDQANGSMIVHEGTVIGSRLIGQYFDKPEYFWSRPSATAPFPYNAAASGGSNLGPTNPALIETVTARVAALRVADPGNDVPIPVELVTASGSGLDPHISPAAAFYQIKRVARVRGLDEIIVGTLVAQHIEERQFGFLGERRINVLLLNLALDALPR; from the coding sequence ATGAAGGAACACATACGACCCACCCTGACCATGCTGCTACTGCTGACTATCCTGACGGGGCTTATCTATCCACTGGCCATCACAGGATTGGCCAGCGTGTTCCACCCTGATCAGGCGAACGGCAGCATGATCGTGCATGAAGGCACGGTGATCGGGTCCAGGCTGATCGGACAGTATTTTGACAAACCGGAGTATTTTTGGAGCCGTCCGTCGGCGACCGCGCCGTTTCCTTACAACGCCGCAGCGTCGGGAGGGTCGAACCTCGGACCTACCAACCCGGCCCTGATCGAAACGGTCACAGCCAGAGTGGCCGCCTTACGAGTCGCAGATCCCGGTAACGACGTGCCCATTCCTGTCGAGCTGGTCACCGCCTCGGGGAGCGGGTTGGACCCCCATATCAGCCCGGCTGCCGCCTTCTACCAAATCAAGCGTGTGGCCCGTGTGAGAGGCCTGGATGAAATCATCGTGGGAACACTCGTGGCTCAACACATAGAGGAACGTCAATTCGGATTCCTGGGTGAACGCAGAATCAATGTTCTACTGTTGAATCTTGCGCTCGATGCGTTACCCCGTTGA